ATCACCAATTAAGTCACCACTTTCGGCATCCGTGACGGTTGTCCCAAGGGGAACTTTGATGATACGATTCTTAGCGGAACGTCCCGTCATCTGCTTAATCATCCCGTTACCACCGGATTCTGCCTTGAACTTACGGGTGTACCGAAAATCCATTAACGTCCGTAAACCTTCATCAGCGACCAGCACGATACTCCCACCGCGACCACCGTCACCACCGGCTGGACCACCGTTAGGAACGAATTTTTCGCGCCGGAATGCGACCATCCCATTGCCACCGTTACCGGCCTTTACATCTACTTTTACTTGATCAACAAACATCGTTTTCTCCTGTTTCTTCTATATTATTTATCTACGAAATGGTTCGTGCGAAATTAGATACCTGACCTAGTATACAAATGTTCGGTGACTACGTCAAAGTATCCGCTGTAATTGGCGGTTAGCGCTCAGTTTTAAGCTTCAATGACTGCTTTTGAACTAAATTGACGTTTTTTGAAGCTTTTTGTTGCGTTTTGACGATTGAACGTGTATATTATTCTTCGGAGGGATTTGAAAGTGCTTACAGAAGAGCGTCAACAATACATTTTAAATACAATCCGTTTTAAGGGCATTATTAAGATCAAAGACATTTGTTCAAAAACTAATTGTTCGGAGTCCACGGCTCGCCGCGACCTTCAACAATTGGAAGAACAAGGTGATTTATTGCGCGTCCATGGTGGCGCTAAATATATGAACTCACTCCAAGAGGAACCCGCCATGAATGACAAAGTTTCTCGTAACGTGGATGCCAAAGATCGCATTGCCCAACAGGCCGTCGCCAATATCCAAGTGGATGACGTCATTTACTTGGATGCTGGGACATCAACTTTAGCGATGATTGCCCACCTCAGCCCGCGGTACAACTTGCGGGTTGTCACTAACGGGGTCGTGCACGCTTCAGTCTTAGCCGACATGGGCATCAAGACTTACCTGCTCGGTGGTAATTTAAAAAACACCACTAAGGCCGTCATCGGACCAGAAGCCGTAAAGTCCTTACAAGAATATCGTTTCAATAAAGTTTTCTTAGGCATTAACGGCGTCCATCCCAAGTTTGGGCTCACGACGCCTGATCCTGATGAAGCCATCGTCAAAAAGACTGCGATTGCACAAAGTGAAGAAAGTTTTATCTTAGTGGATAATACTAAATTTGACCATGTTTCCTTTGCGCGGGTTGGCGATCTCGCTAGTGCGACGATTATTACCGACCATTTAACGCCAACTTTGGCGGAACAATATCAACCATTAACCACTATCCAGGAGGTCACATCATGATTTACACCATTACCGTCAATCCTTCGATTGATTACGTGGT
This genomic window from Lactobacillus sp. CBA3606 contains:
- a CDS encoding DeoR/GlpR family DNA-binding transcription regulator, encoding MLTEERQQYILNTIRFKGIIKIKDICSKTNCSESTARRDLQQLEEQGDLLRVHGGAKYMNSLQEEPAMNDKVSRNVDAKDRIAQQAVANIQVDDVIYLDAGTSTLAMIAHLSPRYNLRVVTNGVVHASVLADMGIKTYLLGGNLKNTTKAVIGPEAVKSLQEYRFNKVFLGINGVHPKFGLTTPDPDEAIVKKTAIAQSEESFILVDNTKFDHVSFARVGDLASATIITDHLTPTLAEQYQPLTTIQEVTS